A portion of the Candidatus Thermoplasmatota archaeon genome contains these proteins:
- a CDS encoding MarR family transcriptional regulator, whose product MMVRTRLLSLVVLSLFVAFGFIVTGASAGDRFGQIPDIAMIDQTQLFVHAQADFSIIDSGSSIPIYVAVVDQHNIPVPAVTVRVTVVAPSGEQEEELYVTDSAGKVTFQFTASTEGQAEYEILLSAESLDCIPDTDSLSVVVFAPSPPLRLDQGTEAVSIGLGVLIAAAVFSTEAGWYAMFRTLVFPLYTRLKKEEVLDHFVRGQIYGFVMSHPGEHYNAIREHLKVTNGTLSHHLRTLEMQGFLKSSRDGVLKRFYPVDMRLPRDKGIKLSDLQIGMVEVIRNSEGATQADICKELGVSQQCVSYNLRNLSREGVLRFERNGRLKKYFMVDN is encoded by the coding sequence ATGATGGTGAGGACCAGGCTCCTTTCATTGGTTGTTCTCTCTCTTTTCGTTGCGTTTGGCTTCATCGTGACGGGAGCATCCGCTGGGGACAGGTTCGGACAGATTCCGGACATCGCCATGATTGACCAGACCCAGCTGTTCGTGCACGCTCAGGCTGACTTCAGCATAATCGACAGCGGGAGCTCCATTCCCATCTACGTTGCTGTCGTCGATCAGCACAACATTCCGGTTCCCGCCGTGACGGTCAGAGTCACCGTCGTGGCACCCTCTGGAGAACAAGAAGAGGAGCTCTACGTTACAGACTCTGCCGGCAAGGTGACATTCCAGTTTACGGCCTCGACCGAAGGGCAGGCCGAGTACGAGATTCTGCTATCCGCGGAGAGCCTGGATTGCATACCGGACACGGACAGTCTGTCCGTGGTTGTGTTCGCACCCTCTCCTCCGCTACGCCTCGATCAAGGAACCGAGGCGGTGTCGATCGGTTTGGGGGTACTCATCGCAGCGGCCGTCTTCAGTACGGAGGCAGGCTGGTATGCGATGTTCAGAACGCTCGTGTTCCCTCTATACACGAGGCTGAAGAAAGAAGAAGTGCTCGATCACTTCGTTCGAGGTCAGATATACGGCTTCGTAATGTCTCATCCCGGTGAGCACTACAATGCCATCAGGGAGCACCTCAAGGTGACCAACGGGACGCTCTCCCATCACCTGAGGACATTGGAGATGCAGGGCTTCCTCAAGTCAAGCCGCGACGGGGTCCTCAAGAGGTTCTATCCTGTGGATATGAGGTTGCCCCGAGACAAGGGAATCAAGCTTAGCGATCTTCAGATAGGTATGGTAGAGGTGATTAGGAACTCCGAAGGAGCCACGCAGGCTGACATCTGCAAGGAACTAGGCGTGAGTCAGCAGTGCGTGAGCTACAACCTCCGAAACCTCAGCCGAGAGGGTGTCCTGAGGTTCGAGAGGAACGGGAGATTGAAGAAGTACTTCATGGTGGACAACTGA
- a CDS encoding 4Fe-4S dicluster domain-containing protein, producing MRAIVPHLELCTGCRMCEMACSLHHEGLVNREWGRIRIHRKGIEHYVPVACNQGASCDKECVKVCPVDCIRDVNGHAIEVVREECIGCGECVEACPYNAIHMRGDVAFKCNLCDGDPTCVKFCSLKAITFEEGVPEEFDRAKDAAEAMR from the coding sequence ATGAGGGCGATTGTGCCGCATTTGGAGCTCTGCACTGGCTGCAGGATGTGTGAGATGGCGTGTTCGCTCCACCACGAGGGACTCGTGAACAGGGAATGGGGCAGGATCAGGATCCACAGGAAGGGCATCGAGCACTACGTCCCGGTTGCCTGCAACCAGGGAGCGTCCTGCGACAAGGAGTGCGTGAAGGTGTGCCCGGTCGACTGCATTAGGGACGTGAACGGGCACGCGATCGAGGTCGTCAGGGAGGAGTGCATAGGCTGCGGGGAGTGCGTGGAGGCGTGTCCGTACAACGCAATTCACATGAGGGGCGATGTCGCGTTCAAATGCAATCTCTGCGACGGCGACCCGACGTGCGTCAAGTTCTGCTCGCTGAAGGCGATAACGTTCGAGGAAGGGGTTCCAGAGGAGTTCGACAGGGCCAAGGACGCCGCGGAGGCGATGAGATGA
- a CDS encoding aldehyde ferredoxin oxidoreductase family protein has product MNGFAGRILKIDLTTGAVEKSPLPEAFIRTYLGGTGFAARFLYDNVPPNADALGPSNVLILAPGLLNGFPVPTGGKVLFCAKSPLTGTIAESVMGARLGSELKRAGYDLLLVSGVSGSPCYIYIDDEDVEIKDAGGLWGKDTRATAEDIRRTEGDAVVACIGIAGENLVRYANIDCEDRQSGRGGLGAVMGSKRLKAIAVKGTGNLRPHDADKLMDLCLRYTERMIESTAFNDDTKYGTGEFLEWMNSEKGTFPTRNWREGVFDDREKIDPYHWAPLYTKRNNACLACPKPCGRIFGIDEGKYAGLRIDGIEYELLYSLGGLCGMGDIEELARANELCDLHGLDGISAGAAVAFAMDLFQDGILTREDTGGLDLEFGDPEAELKLIEMIARREGLGDVLAEGVKRASERIGKGSEDYAVHVKGMEPPAYDVRGIKGMALAFMTSSRGACHLRSCAYALELTGKFWKFEGVDRFSTKGKGVEIKELEDMMTVYDVLGVCKFSRGFFLAEGFVDILRTVTGLEFSESEILGLGERINNLKHMFNLREGLTRDDFRLPKRLLTLPIPEGVSKGHVVTEEEMNKMLDDYFEARGWSKEGLPTEEKISGLDLV; this is encoded by the coding sequence ATGAATGGCTTCGCGGGAAGGATCCTGAAGATCGACCTGACAACGGGGGCAGTTGAGAAATCGCCGCTGCCCGAGGCCTTCATCAGGACGTACCTGGGCGGGACCGGCTTCGCCGCGAGGTTTCTGTACGACAACGTGCCCCCGAACGCGGACGCGCTGGGCCCCTCCAACGTCCTGATCCTGGCTCCCGGGCTCCTCAACGGCTTTCCGGTACCCACAGGAGGCAAGGTGCTCTTCTGCGCCAAGTCCCCGCTGACCGGAACGATCGCAGAGAGCGTCATGGGGGCGAGGTTGGGAAGCGAGCTCAAGCGGGCGGGATACGATCTTCTGCTCGTCTCCGGGGTGTCGGGCTCTCCCTGCTACATCTACATAGACGACGAGGATGTCGAGATTAAAGATGCGGGGGGCCTCTGGGGGAAGGACACCCGAGCCACCGCAGAGGATATCAGGAGGACCGAAGGCGATGCTGTCGTTGCCTGCATCGGGATCGCCGGGGAGAACCTCGTCAGATACGCGAACATCGACTGTGAGGACAGGCAGTCAGGGAGGGGTGGGCTCGGAGCGGTCATGGGCTCAAAGCGGCTCAAGGCCATCGCGGTGAAGGGAACGGGGAATCTCAGACCACATGACGCGGACAAGCTCATGGACCTCTGTCTCCGATACACCGAGAGGATGATCGAGAGCACGGCCTTCAACGATGACACCAAGTACGGGACTGGCGAGTTCCTTGAATGGATGAACTCCGAGAAGGGGACATTCCCCACGAGGAACTGGCGAGAGGGTGTCTTTGACGATAGGGAGAAGATAGACCCGTACCACTGGGCTCCGCTGTACACGAAAAGGAACAACGCGTGCTTGGCGTGCCCGAAACCCTGCGGGAGGATATTTGGCATCGACGAAGGCAAATACGCAGGACTCAGGATAGATGGCATTGAGTACGAACTGCTCTACTCGCTCGGCGGCCTGTGCGGGATGGGGGACATCGAGGAGCTGGCGAGGGCGAACGAGCTGTGCGATCTCCATGGGCTCGACGGCATTTCGGCGGGCGCCGCAGTGGCCTTCGCCATGGACCTGTTCCAGGATGGGATTCTCACGAGGGAGGACACTGGCGGGCTGGATCTCGAGTTCGGGGACCCCGAGGCCGAACTGAAGCTCATCGAGATGATCGCAAGAAGGGAAGGCCTCGGTGATGTTCTCGCGGAGGGCGTGAAAAGAGCGAGCGAGAGGATAGGGAAGGGTTCCGAGGATTATGCCGTTCATGTGAAGGGCATGGAGCCGCCCGCCTACGACGTCAGGGGGATAAAGGGCATGGCCCTGGCCTTCATGACGTCCTCGCGCGGGGCCTGCCATCTTCGGAGCTGCGCCTACGCACTGGAGCTGACTGGTAAGTTCTGGAAGTTCGAGGGGGTGGACAGGTTCTCAACGAAAGGGAAGGGCGTGGAGATCAAGGAGCTCGAGGACATGATGACTGTATACGATGTCCTGGGCGTCTGCAAGTTCTCGCGGGGATTCTTCCTGGCCGAGGGGTTCGTCGACATACTGCGAACCGTGACCGGGCTGGAATTCTCGGAATCGGAGATACTGGGACTGGGCGAGAGGATTAACAACCTGAAGCACATGTTCAACCTGAGAGAGGGGTTGACGAGGGACGATTTCCGTTTGCCGAAAAGGCTCCTGACGCTTCCCATACCCGAAGGGGTGTCCAAAGGTCACGTCGTCACGGAAGAAGAGATGAACAAGATGCTGGACGACTATTTCGAGGCGAGAGGGTGGAGCAAGGAAGGACTTCCCACGGAAGAGAAAATCAGTGGTCTGGATCTGGTCTAG
- a CDS encoding roadblock/LC7 domain-containing protein has protein sequence MDENLKKLRETCGAVASAVVGKDGLMMHHDVPDEVALDTFGIMSATIVGASITAATELGKDEPSRIVVEAGDLNMIIYNAGKRALLVVAVPRDRTMEDIDKAVQDILAKAKEI, from the coding sequence ATGGACGAGAATCTCAAGAAGTTGAGAGAGACGTGCGGGGCGGTTGCATCTGCAGTCGTTGGAAAGGACGGACTGATGATGCATCACGATGTTCCTGACGAGGTGGCGCTGGACACCTTCGGAATCATGAGCGCCACGATCGTTGGAGCCAGCATTACGGCAGCGACGGAACTCGGAAAGGACGAACCCTCAAGAATCGTGGTGGAGGCCGGGGACCTGAACATGATAATCTACAATGCCGGAAAGCGGGCCCTGCTCGTAGTCGCCGTGCCCCGGGACAGGACCATGGAAGATATCGACAAGGCCGTCCAGGACATCTTGGCCAAAGCAAAGGAGATCTAG